In Lolium rigidum isolate FL_2022 chromosome 7, APGP_CSIRO_Lrig_0.1, whole genome shotgun sequence, the DNA window gcttgggaaaaaggctttgatgttgttgttgttgttgttgcttacAGAGAGGTGCTATTTTATCCTGAAAATGTTGGTTCACCttcattctctttttttttcagtAATGTATTGGCTGGACATCTATTTGGCATACCACTCCGTGGAACACATTCTCATGCTTATGTTAGCTCATACATGGTCAGTAAATTTCCTTCATGTTACCAATCACCAATGGACAAAAGCTTTCTATATGCTGTAGTTTGCTATCACCGGAGCACCTTGTTGTGTCACACCATACTGTAGTTACATTGGCCAAACAGTTTGTCACTACATTGGCTCCTAAGCTCCATGTTGTATCAAGATTCAAGCTGGAAGATTTGTTTTCTCACTATACTAGCCCTCAATTTATGAACTCTAAATCTGTGGAACATACATTCAGAGCACCGTCCACTGGTGCGATGTGCTCCGATGACGCTGTCCGATTGTGCCATGAGGCTACGCTCTCCCGCTTGTTCGTGCGTAGGCTGACATGAGTGGGGTCATGCTGTGATAAGTCGCGCTGTAGTCCAATTCAATTATGAAACCCTGGTGACCATCTTGGTGTTCTATGATGgatatttgattttatttttcttacATAGCCTGCACTCATGTGTCCTTTTtgttttcctctttctcttttcatTTCTCATTTGCATCTCTTCTGGACTTCAGTGCCTTTCCTTCATAATTTAACATTGTGTTTGACCTGAAATGTACGGATAATCATTATCTCGACATGGATTCTTTCGAACATAGCAAATCTTTTCATGTATCATTTTTATTCAATGTGCACAGCCACAGCATTTGGTATTCTCCCTTGCATTTGCACCTACAGAAACTCGTACTTTAATATTCCTAGCATTCTGAAAGATGCTTTATTTAATATTTTCTGCAATTTATTGCAATTTATGTTGTTGGCTGATTTAGCAGTTGTTTTAATTTTTCTAGAACCTCAGTGAGATCCCAGACAGGACCCTAAGGAACAAAGATGGTTCAGGAATCTGCAAGGATTTTGTTACTTTAGTGCAACAGTGGCTACACAAGATTCAGGTATATTTGCAGAACTTATTTTATTCCTGAACAAGCATCAAAATGTGTCATTTGTATCAAGGTATAATCGCAGAATCTTGCTGTGTTGTTTTCAGTTCTTACAATATATTTACGTTATATGTTGTTGTTTTCAGGTAGCAGATTCATTGTCCAGTGTCTTTGGCGACACAAATCAAAGTGAGCTGGCTGCATTTGCATCCTATGCATTAGCTTTTCCAAGCAACTTCCTAGCTCTTGTGGACACGTATGATGTGAGTTGTTAACCTATTGCGACCTgtttttctcttgtttttgctgttAATATATGGCTGAATGAGGTCTTTCACAATGTTTCTCAATTCTAACAACCAAACTTTTGTAGTATTTGTATTCTCAAGCTCCTTTGGTGATATGTTTTCAGTGAATTTTCTTATAAAGTTACCCTACCATCATTTCATCCCTTTTTACCTCTGAGCTTCCGCTTTTGTATTTAAAATTGAAAGTATGTCCAACTTCAAGTTTATACATGGTTAGTCTTCGACACTGTTATTTGATTTGAGTATTTGACTGATCATTGGTAGTATCCCCAATTTCTGAAAACTTGTGTGCTTCATTTCTTTTTATcaattcaaagaattgcaaagCTTATCGAAAAAATATTTGATGGCCATTAGCCTGGCACTACCTTTTTTTTTTACCTCTGAGCTTCCGCTTTTGTATTTAAAATTGAAAGTATGTCCAACTTCAAGAATATACATGGTTAGGCTTCGACACTGTTATTTGATTTGAGTATTTGACTGATCATTGGTACTATCCACAATTTCTGAAAACTTGTGTGCTTCATTTCTTTTTATcaattcaaagaattgcaaagGTTACCAAAAAAAAATGAATGCCCATTAACCTGGCACTACTCTGAGAAGGCATAACCAACTCTGAATTGATGTTTGTACAACTTTGTACTTGTTTTGTGGTGTGTAACAAATGAATGTGCAACTGTGCATACATGACCTGTTCCCCATCTTCTATCATTTGACAGTTCTGCATGTGCATTTTATACTTATTTATGCTGCTCCTGTGTTCTCTGGACAGAAACctcagtttttttttcctttcaggTTATGCGGAGTGGGATTCCAAATTTCTGTGCAGTAGCTCTAGCACTCCATGACTTAGGGTATGTTGAACCTATCTTTGGCACTTATTCCATGTGCATTGGGTTATTAGATATGAGTTTTTCCATACCAGATTGGATAGGAGCTTGGCTCATACCATTTATGGTAGAATACCAGAATTAAGAAAAGGACTTTTTTCAAGAATATACAAATGAAgctgtattttatttttatcAGAAACTCCGTCTCAAATATAGGGGTGGTCGATTACAGTAAGGACCTCTTTGGTTCAAAGGAATTTATAGGAATTTTGGAGGATTCTATTTCGTAGGAATCTTTCCTGTAGGgtttgtttgatttgtaggactAAAAACCATGTGACTTTTTCCTATGGGCTATCTTACATCCAATTCCATAAGATAATTTCCCCTATTAGGTCTAACCTCATAGAATTTTCCTATGTTTCAGTGACAACTATGGCATACATGTAttctttcaggaaaattcctgtTTTTTTCATGTGGTGCAACCAAATAGCTTCTATTGTGGATTCATGTGTTTTTATTCCTAATGGATTCAGTATGGGATGCCATCCCAGTCCTACATTTTTCCTATTCTGCGTTTTCAAAATCCTATGAAACAAAGAGGCCCTACGGTTTTACAGGTTTAAGGCCCCCCAAGTAGTTTGTTTTCAGAATTGTGTGTACATGCAAAATCCATCATATCCCAGTACTAGAGAGCCCCTCCTACTTCATGAATATAGGATGAcatctattttttcttttttaatatcCTGGCCTTATAGAGTTACAGATGATGTTTTAAATGAATGCATTTTGTGCTCATTTTTTTGTAAATAAAAAATTTAAATCATTTTGGATGAATATAATTTTTTGTGTAGGTATAAAGCATCCGGCATCAGATTAGATTCTGGTGATCTGGCGTATCTTTCTATCGAAGCTCGAAAAGTGTTTCACGCAATAGAAAAGGAGTTTAACATACCTGGTTTTGGGAAGATGATCATTACTGCTAGCAATGACCTGAACGAGGAGACGATTGATGCCCTGAACAAACAGGTAAAAACATGTAACTGAGTGAGTTCACAATCATTTTTACAATAAGGTTAGTTGATGATAGAACTGCTATGGCGATATGTCCATCTTTCACAGGATAACGGTGGTGCTTATATTGCTTGATGCATTTGCGTGTGCTTATGTGGAGCAAATTTTATTGAATACATAATTCACTTCTATTTTTATTTCAAGTGCATATGATTCCAAATTTCCATCTTATTTGCAGGGTCATGAAGTTGATGCCTTTGGTATTGGAACTTATCTTGTAACGTGTTATTCCCAAGCTGCTCTTGGATGTGTTTTTAAGCTAGTTGAGATCAACAGTAGACCTCGTATCAAACTCTCTGAGGATGTGGCAAAAGTATGGTTACTGTTTACATTAACAAAAGAATTGCATAACTTTTCTTTACTGATATATATGGGTGGTACGTTGCAGGTCTCTATTCCATGCAAAAAGAGATGTTTCAGATTGTATGGAAAAGAAGGCTATCCGTTGGTAGATATCATGATACGTGAGAGTGAACCATCACCAAAGGTAACAATGCACCTCTGTTCTTTATTCACATGCAAGGCTCTGTACTTACCGCACCATTTTGTCAATCACAGAAGTCGTATGATATTATAATCTACCTTTGAAGTGGAATGCAATTGAGTGTTAAAACATCGGTTGATTATTTGCTTTACATTGTTATCATGCGACGCTGCTGTCACCTTTCATATCCTTTGTTGACTTCTTTTTCATCTACATCACTGATTCATGTTTATAACTTAATGTCACATTATTGAAATATTCCAGGCAGGAGAGAGAATCCTTTGTCGCCACCCGTTCCTTGAATCCAAGAGAGCTTATGTTGTCCCCCAACATGTTGAGGAGCTTCTGCAGTGCTACTGGCCTGGGAGTTCAAGTATGGACGTCATATCTCTTCTTAAAACGATATTTTTTTGTTGAGAAATCTTGAAAGGGAAGGAACTTCGCAATTCACTATAGAAGAAATAGAGTTGTCCAGTTAATTAGGGAAGATCGGATAAAAAAAACTAATAGAAATACCAGATTTTGTAAgggaacaaaataaaaataaataacaatGGTAGCTAGCTCACCTGTACGCACGCAGCCAACAGAAGGGCAATACAAATACCAGGGTTAGCCTTGTCACACTCCACCTCCAACTTTGTCGACACAACCAACCACGTTACGGTACAGGGTTTGGTCTTAGTATATCTCTGGGTCTATTGTACTATCTGATGCTCTTTAAAACTATAAGGGGTCTGCTTTGTTGCAAAACATTTTCAAATCACAAAATCTGTGAAGAAAAGTGGCATGAAAGACTCACATGAACCAGTTGTACATTCTAGTCCAGAAGCTGGTGATTGTTACAGCTGAACAAGTACCATGTTCAGTTGCGGGCTGTAGTGTTGTCGGAGTTGATTTAAACATCACTTAATATATTCATATCTGCGTTTTGTGCAGATAAACCTAGAGCAGAGCTGCCCTCACTGGAGAATATCAGAAGCCGTTGCATGCAACAGCTCGAAAAACTGCGTCCAGATCACATCAGGCGGCTAAATCCGACACCTTACAAGGTTCCGTTTCTTCCTTAAATTATCTTTACTTATGTTCCAGTATCAAACGCACACCAGTAACTTTACAACCTTTTTCAATTCGAGCAGGTGAGTGTGAGCGGAAAGCTGTACGAGTTCATTCATTACCTATGGCTGAACGAGGCGCCAGTAGGCGAATTACAATAGATACATGCACGAGCTGGAGTCAGGTCATATTCTTGCAAGCATAGCAATACGTTATACGTTAAAGAAAATTAGGAGCTCTGTTGTTGTACTACATGACCATCCATCAGCTCATGGCCGCATCTTTATAGGCTATTATTTTTATCACGAAATTCCATTTGTACAAACTAATTATTGGTATGAAGGCAGGCAGATCAGTTTACATACATCCCTTGGTTGGTGGAATACTATATGTACTTGTTATGGAGTTGAAACAATAAGCAGGTTAGCTGAAATAAGGTAGCTGCAATATCGAGATCTTGTCTTCTTTGTCCTTGGCAGCGCACACATTTGCAGGTGATTGACTAGAAAAAACGGTGGCACCAATGCGGAGGCTGAAAATAAGAAATACTGGTGCAGTGTCGGCGCTTTGATCTTCTTTGGCTGTTCTCGTTTTCATTTGCTGTTCGTATGCAAGTCTATCGGGAGATAAATCCAAAGGATGCCGTCTGCAGCCTGAGCAGAAAACGACGGGTGATGTACTTCTCAACTACCGTCGCTTTACGGGATTTTCTAGggaaaaataaaacatggatatGTATTTTGCAACCTTTTGAAGATTTGAAAATTACTCCAGAGTTTATGTAAAATATTTAGTGTCCTTAGTATATGAGAAGGTTCACATATTTATTTTGCACTAAAAATATTTTGAACACATTTTCGAAATAGAACAAGGATTTGGAAATTGttagggtttccactttattTTAAGACGCAAATTTTTCTTAGTAGATTttacatgatgctcatgaatgaaatagtcctaattagggtttgcttAAACAGGGATTCACAGTGACTTCGTGGAGCATATACATAGAAACATTAATCAACTAGGACAGTTTGAAGTCATCCTGCAGCAGAACTCACTACCCATACCGGAGAGGGTCTTCGTAAGTCACCAATGAGACAAATCGAACCTATTTTCACGAGTCTCGTTGGATAGAGATGATAGAGCGCTACAGGGTGGAGCCAGGGACAAAGTGACACTTCTACATGGATGATGTATTCGGCCAGACCTCATTCTACTACAAAGACCGCGCCGACTCCTCTCCATCAGATGGTGAGTACCACGACCTAAGAGATGATGACGGGGTCATTGTTCATTACCCACccgcggagccggagccggaggaggccGAAATGGACGTTTAGTACACAGTGTAGGTCTTGTCCATTACACGGCGTAGTACACAGTGTAatgatttggtcacttgactaatTTTATAATAATGCATGTGTGTATGTATTTGGTACTGCATGTGGATTGATCTCGTATAAATCTGTATACTAGACATGTAGAAATGAGGAGAAACGATAGCTGGAAAAGTTGGATACTGGCAACGGGCCGTGGTGGAATGCGAGAAGTATTATAGGTACTCGTAGCGTGCCATAGGGCACGCGGCTAGTAGACGAAATGGTAGCGTGTCGGATACTTACGCGGCCGGTACATAGACTATGAGTCGCGTGCCGGGAGGACACGCAACTAGTAATTAATATCACTGACGAGGTACCAATCGCGGATGGTTGCTCACAACTGGTAGTCAAATTACACAAGCGAGCGATAGGCTATTCCCTACTAATATGGATCAAGagtaggatttgtccatccaaatgacataGAGATTTACTCAGGGTCCTCTCCGTTAGATCACGTCCAAGAagcttgcaagcacatgattaggttacagggatgtcatatcataaaacgagtaaatagtacttatCAGTAACAATATCAAACTAGGTTTAGATGATACTGATGATCGGATctcagataagtaaagtatcacgaGATAAAAGGAATTGGTCAAAACATTTATGGTTCATTTGATCACAAGGTCATCATTGAATCTGTAGGAGTCATTATAGATCTCCAGTGCTCGATGTTTTCCTATTGATTGGAGAGGTGTCTCAATCATGTCCACATCATTTGCGAACATTAGGGTGAAACAATTAACGTTCATTGACGCTTAGGGTAGATACAGAAATATGAGTTGGagacgaatgttgttcggagtctcggattatATCCTGAACATCACGATGAGGTTTGGAATATTCTAAGGAATAAGATTCATTCATGGGAAGTCTCTTTTCTGGTTTCGAAAAAGTATGGGAAATTTCCGGTATCGCATCGGAGGgttttctagaaggttccggaagggCCACTAGTGGGCCCACTATCCTAGGGAGGACCACATGAGCTGATGGGGTGCAGCCCATCCCACTTGGGCCAGGCGCACCAGTCCTCAAAACCCAGCCGGCCACCCCCATttgggataagatcaaatccctaaaaGAGAGGGACaacttgggggtaagttgcccccCTTCCCCCATGCGCTAACCCTAAGGTGGAGGAGGGTCCAAGGCAGGCCCTAGGCGCACCTCcctctatataaagaggggaggggtagGGGTGTTGGCCACTCCTACACTGGTTTGGCAAAGCCGTGCAAGATTTCtcctccaacaccaccaccatgcaCGTCGTTGTGCTATTGGGATTctcggaggatctactacatccgccgcctcactggaacggggagaggaggtTGTCATCAACACCGTATGTGTGCCTGAGTACGGATGTGCTTTCCGATTGCAGCGCCGAAAGGATCGTCTACGTGATCTTGAGATCGGCAAGAGAACGAGTACATCATCCACGATATTAGATCTCATTAACGCTTTCGGTATTTAAGGTTAAGACTCTAGATCTATCTTGGTGTTTTCATCTAATAGATTAGATCTTTATGtttgttcgttcttgcggtagattTTTTTCGATGttacgaacccatcagtggtataaGAGCCGAATCTTTTGCATAGatgtgttgcacgagtagaacacattaTTTCGTGGGTGTTGATATTTTTGTTGTCGCCTCTCTATCTTGTAATTTGGATCTTCCGGGATGGTGGTATGAAGCGGTCTAGGCTAACTTTACATGTCCTTGcaaatgagacttgctccacgcttgatgtGCAACTTGCATTGCACAGGTGGCTTTGCGAGTGTCTATCTCTCCCACTTTAGTTGAGGTACAATTTACAATTGGTGGCTTGATAGCTTGAGTATcaacattgtggttcatgttcataggtaaGAACGGTTCTTATTTGAAAACTTCAAACCACGTAAAACATGCAAAgataaattagaggcgtctaacttgtttttgcatgggTATGTGATGTGATGTGACCAATATGTGTttgtgattatatttgatgtatgagatgatctcttttgtaatatggcaaccagcaggagcctaatggttatcTTTATTATTTCATGATGTGCGTGTTAATTCACCATGTAATAGATTTATTTCATTACTATGATCGAGTTACTACTTGTAATAGTTTCTATggatggtgaacaaccatgaagcgaCACCATAGACCTTGACACCATGTtggcgatgatggagatcatgctcgtgctttggagatggagatcaaagtcACAGGAAGAAAGGGccatagtgtatcacatatattatcCATGCAAGTGATGTTTatactttatgcatcttattttgcttagatcgcgagaaTAGCATTATAAGATTATCTctatcactaaatatcaagaaatAATGTGGTCTCCCTTAAGTATGCACCGTTGAAAAAGTTCGTCGTTTTGGGACACCTCGTGATGATCAGGTGTGAAAGATTATACGCTCGCGTACAAAGGGTGTAAGCTAGATTTACACGTGCGGAATACTATGGTTTaacttgatgagcctagcatgtacagacaaggCCTTAGAATACGGAAAACTGAAAGGtaaagcatgagtcatatgaatgatatgaagatcatacttggtgtagtggatttggttcatgtAATCACTAAGAAAATGTGAGGGGTGTTGTTTtgggtgggagttcacctagtaatttagaattaaaacttaaactcaatttatcatgaATTTATTCTAAAtgcctttgcaaatatgttgtcgaTCATGGTGTCACCTGCAATCAACTTTAAtgtgttcctagagaaagaacaaCTGAAAACCACTAGAaacaactttacggattggttccAAAATATGAGGATTATCCGTAGTGTTTCTCAAAAGACCTATGTGCTCGATGCgccgctgcggtgacccagcataccactgcatgttgtagtatacaagtcgttgatatgatattcatgaagggacttcttcataaatatcacatccctcggagtggtacaacagaaacattgcaggtcataacactcgagattatattacaatcacagtcttaacaagttggtattctcacaggtccgctgagaacaccctaagatactactgaagttttattacaaaccaacataaaTAGTAAagtgagctcagcaacttatttaggtaagctactacgctgctcggctcctaTGATAACTAAGGTAAGAcgctactcctccgcctcattgttgtcgggctcgtagactatcccatagtccacgccttccactcctcctgacagatcaggttcctcgtagaccagctcgtaatctccttctggtgctccgtcggtggcctccacttcattttcacagtctagcaagggtgttgaaagaaagtgagtacagaggtactcagcaagctcaAAAGAGAAAatatgtttgatgcactagctacgaccattgatcagaaaatctcaggtcaatgcatgtttcgaaaacatttcttcaaaaggttgattttattctgaaaactatgcctgccaatcttcacaggttgaacagaacttcacgaAGTTCCTTTCCTGTCgcattcgtagttcccttcccggaacagggagtgacagccacaaatttgatacactctgcagaggtgcgttacttctcccataagagaacttatccttgataccaaccgagacgcgtttctcgtccacacttccttggtgtggggccaggtgtaagatccaagccaatcactgccttctccgcgaccttgcatatccacccttttgtccatccgtacacccccggtagacatctcccgatcatacggctttacccccggtgtactatggacaatccctcatagacgatagagcctctcatccacacggatggggattttaaaggatttcccaacctactgcagtgttatccccaacacccagccaggctccatcaagtccgttgatatgcaagagggaaaagatacagtttacttccccagagccattatagatctcatggttaacgcgaattgtactgcgctagaatcactagacggcattggtgattagttcTAGATTAATAGaaaccttgcaatggaacctccaccatatcaacacataccatggttccattcccACCATATAGTcagattcataattggaaaagtaacacttgcttttcaatgcaggatgataagtatagtacttttgcaggtaaattgatataaaataatcatgatgacatgagcaagggtgaacttgcctggtgactgtgagataatgcagttcgatgtgttggattgaacctggacctcgggttctgtaaagaagcatcatttttcggtaaagacaatgttataagatccaaatgatgcatgcatggatgtattatttcatgttgaatcccttaccccgacATGATTGTTaagatttagggttgagttaagtatTTGTGCCTTTGGCGGTACTTTATAATTCTTTAAGTACTTTAACATTGTTTCCTTTTCTAATAAGAAAAGAATTGAAAAGTAGTTGatatttcctttggaaaatattggtTTCAAATAAAGAATTGTAAAAATAAGGTTTTCCCTTTAAGTACTTTAATATTAATGAATTTTGAATTATTAAGATATTTCCCTTTTTGGAAAATCTTAATCTTTAAaataaatgacttggaataatagaattccttttgaaaatatttgaataaccattatttgaattcattaagaattttccatgatttttaaatccaaggaaaattgcaaatttaaaatttaaagttcATATTTAAATTCAAAATTCCAGAATTTGAAATTTTGTAGTAAActccatttcttattttattcttgttaagaataatttcttaTTCATTAAAcctatttttcttggatttttagaggtattttTCATTATTTGTTATTTGGTAGATTTCCTAAGTTATTTATAAAATGAAAATGACAAAAATACCCCTtgcccaattgggccagcccactaacgTGGCCCAGTGGACAGCCCAATAAGGCCTGCCCAAAAACGGTTCGGTGGAACCGAACCCCGTCGGTCCACCTCACTCTCTCTCGCTCATCTCTCTCTCGCGAAACCTTAACTCCCGTGGCGATTCGGTGGCGACGtcgccaccaccatgccgccgccttgctccggccaactccggccaagCTAGGGCTCGCCGTGGTGCACAAACGACTCAGCGTGTGACGGCGCATCTGTTCGTCTGCATAGATTCGTCGATTTCTTCCTCGACTGTGCGTGCGGGTGCGTGACGCCCGTAGTCGCCAACGGATCCGTGGCGATCTCCATCGATCTGTGGTTCCTCGTCAACCCTGGGTGTTCGCCGCGCTCTCTGGTGGTGCGCATGGCTTGGCACGGCTTGGTCGCGGTCTGGCGCCGCCGTGATTGGTCGTACCACCGTGCTGCCATTGCTGCCGTTGCGTGCTTCACCAGGTAACCCCCTTCTCCTTCGGCTACCTCTTCTACTTCTTCCACTCCTTCTCGATCTGTGCCTACTGCACCCCTGCGTATGCTGCTGCTATGCTATCCTGCTGCCTTGCTTGCTATGATGTTGTGTTGATGTTCTGGCTATGCTGTTGTGCATGCTATCCTTGTTGTGCTTTATGCCTAAGCCTCCTGATGCTATTTCTATGCCTACTGGCTCACTGTGTTGTGCTCATCCTATGTGTTCATGCTTATGTGATGTGCAATTTCTTACTGGCCCTTGTTCATATGCTTACTAGCTTATTCATATGCTCACTGAACTTGTTATTGGCCTAGGTTAGCACTACTGACATGTGTGGTGTCAGTGATGCTCACCTATGTCATGTGTAGGCTTCAGTTGATCCAATTCTTGGATCACTGCTTGTCTGTGATGCTCTGCTATGCCTTGTGCTTGATCTATTTGATCTATTTGATCAATTATATGCTAGTGGCTAATTACTGGTTAATTCCTTTGCTAAATGGATGGATTACTAGCTATTGTTGTGCatgatttgatatttccatgatcAATTTGGAAATAATCTAATTCTTAATCCATTTTTGGATGATGATGACTTATAATCTTGGTTAAATGGATGGTTTTGTGTTTGGTGTGAATTCAGTAGcattgctactgattggttgctcacacggttggctagatcttgttggctactcatctctgcTTGCATAATAGGGAATCATAATTGATATGAAAGCCATTATGCTTGCCtgcgaagaaatctagggtttactgattGTTTAGTGCCTAGGGTTTCACTAGGTGGTTCTTGGTAGCTgatatgtggtgaccctgcataccactgcatgttgtagtatgccagtcgttgatataacattcacgaagtaccattccgcaaatattacatccctcagagtagtacaacagaacatagcagggtccataactcattcacttattattacaagcatcaaacatatattgtcttggagctcctcttgggtcctaagagggatactcctgggttcgaggtgaacccaactcagcttacaatataggagtctcattaaactatacatttattgcctcgagcagctaaatactaagagttcgggctgctcggctactactactctcggataactctaggcttgttctcctccggaagcctccccggatccgtagactatgagatagtctacgccttcaactcctcctgagaggtctggttcctcgtagccgatgatctcggctccatcattgcggtcgtagtcctcctccagatgattcagacaatctaagcatgggatttaagagtggtatgagtacgagcgtactcaacaagttcattatagataagaggtgtttaatgcactagctatgatattagaccaaaaagtctaataccaatgcaagttttgataaacatttcttcaagagattgcttttatttcaaagagctatgtccgtcagccttcaccggtttactagaac includes these proteins:
- the LOC124676701 gene encoding nicotinate phosphoribosyltransferase 2-like; protein product: MEATAPTAGAGANGSVAAAATAQVGPPTNPMATALLTDQYQFSMAYAYWKAGKHADRAVFDLYFRKNPFGGEFTVFAGLEECIRFIANFKFMEDEISFLKSVMPMCEDAFFDYLREIDCSDVEVYSIAEGSVVFPKVPLMRVEGPVAVVQLLETPFINLINYASLVTTNAARHRHVAGKSKVLMEFGLRRAQGPDGAISASKYCFMGGFDATSNVLAGHLFGIPLRGTHSHAYVSSYMNLSEIPDRTLRNKDGSGICKDFVTLVQQWLHKIQVADSLSSVFGDTNQSELAAFASYALAFPSNFLALVDTYDVMRSGIPNFCAVALALHDLGYKASGIRLDSGDLAYLSIEARKVFHAIEKEFNIPGFGKMIITASNDLNEETIDALNKQGHEVDAFGIGTYLVTCYSQAALGCVFKLVEINSRPRIKLSEDVAKVSIPCKKRCFRLYGKEGYPLVDIMIRESEPSPKAGERILCRHPFLESKRAYVVPQHVEELLQCYWPGSSNKPRAELPSLENIRSRCMQQLEKLRPDHIRRLNPTPYKVSVSGKLYEFIHYLWLNEAPVGELQ